The Struthio camelus isolate bStrCam1 chromosome 24, bStrCam1.hap1, whole genome shotgun sequence genome includes a window with the following:
- the LOC104139265 gene encoding tubulin alpha-1C chain, with amino-acid sequence MRECISVHVGQAGVQIGNACWELYCLEHGIQPNGTMPSDKTIGGGDDSFNTFFSETGAGKHVPRAVFVDLEPAVIDEVRNGTYKQLFHPEQLISGKEDAANNYARGHYTVGKEIIDLVLERIRKLSDQCTGLQGFLIFHSFGGGTGSGFTSLLMERLSVDYGKKSKLEFAIYPAPQVSTAVVEPYNSILTTHTTLEHSDCAFMVDNEAIYDICRRNLDIERPTYTNLNRLIGQIVSSITASLRFDGALNVDLTEFQTNLVPYPRIHFPLVTYSPIISAEKAYHEQLSVSEITNACFEPSNQMVKCDPRHGKYMACCMLYRGDVVPKDVNAAIAAIKTKRTIQFVDWCPTGFKVGINYQPPTVVPGGDLAKVQRAVCMLSNTTAIAEAWARLDHKFDLMYAKRAFVHWYVGEGMEEGEFSEAREDLAALEKDYEEVGTDSMDGEDEGEEY; translated from the exons CGTGAGTGCATCTCAGTCCATGTTGGTCAAGCTGGTGTGCAGATTGGAAATGCCTGCTGGGAGCTCTACTGCTTGGAGCATGGCATCCAGCCCAATGGTACCATGCCCAGTGATAAAACCATCGGTGGTGGTGACGACTCCTTCAACACCTTCTTCAGCGAGACTGGTGCAGGAAAACATGTCCCTCGTGCTGTGTTTGTGGACCTTGAACCAGCAGTAATAG ATGAAGTTAGGAATGGGACATACAAGCAACTCTTTCATCCTGAACAACTGATATCTGGTAAAGAAGATGCTGCAAACAACTATGCTCGAGGTCACTACACGGTTGGAAAAGAGATCATTGATTTGGTCCTAGAGCGTATCAGGAAACTG tctgatcaGTGCACTGGCTTGCAGGGTTTCCTGATTTTCCACAGTTTTGGGGGAGGCACTGGCTCAGGTTTTACTTCTCTGCTGATGGAGCGCCTGTCAGTCgactatggaaaaaaatcaaaattggagTTTGCCATCTACCCTGCACCACAGGTCTCGACAGCTGTTGTTGAGCCATACAACTCCATCCTGACTACCCACACCACTTTGGAGCATTCCGACTGTGCCTTTATGGTTGACAATGAGGCCATCTATGACATTTGCCGCAGGAATCTGGACATTGAACGCCCGACCTACACCAATCTCAATCGCCTCATTGGTCAAATAGTTTCTTCCATTACTGCTTCCCTCAGATTTGATGGTGCCTTAAATGTGGATCTTACTGAATTTCAAACTAACTTGGTGCCTTACCCTCGTATCCACTTCCCATTGGTAACATACTCCCCAATTATTTCGGCAGAGAAAGCCTATCATGAGCAACTGTCTGTGTCTGAGATAACCAATGCTTGCTTTGAGCCATCCAATCAGATGGTGAAGTGTGACCCTCGCCATGGCAAGTACATGGCCTGTTGTATGCTGTATCGTGGGGATGTTGTCCCCAAGGATGTTAATGCTGCTATTGCTGCTATCAAAACCAAGCGCACAATCCAGTTTGTGGACTGGTGCCCTACTGGTTTTAAG GTTGGCATCAATTACCAGCCACCAACAGTGGTTCCTGGTGGTGACCTAGCCAAAGTGCAGCGTGCGGTGTGCATGCTGAGCAACACTACAGCCATTGCTGAGGCGTGGGCTCGTCTGGACCACAAGTTTGATCTGATGTATGCCAAACGTGCCTTTGTTCACTGGTATGTTGGTGAAGGGATGGAGGAGGGAGAATTCTCAGAGGCTCGGGAAGACTTGGCTGCACTTGAGAAGGATTATGAAGAAGTGGGCACAGACTCAATGGATGGAGAAGATGAAGGTGAAGAATATTAA